The genomic stretch TTTTTCTATTTTTAATCCATTCGGTCTTATTGTTTCCCATATTTTTTGACCAACAGGGTCGGGAAGAGAAATTACATCCTTTACTGATTTAACCATTTTATTTATTCTTTTTTCATCAATTTTTAATCTATCAATAAAAGCATTTGAATAATTTCTCCTTATACAATTTCTAACATCCTTTTCATTTTCTTTTATTATTTCATCTTTTTTTTGTAGAATTTTTTCAGATAATATTTCCAGAAAAATATTTTTTTCTTTTTCAGTAATTTTTGCGATTTCAAAAGATGCTTCTTTTGTTGATTTTACTGTTTCAATTAATCTGTCTTTCCACTCCATTTTTTACTCCGTTTTAAAGGATAAAAAATTGTACCTATTTTTTCTCCACTAAAAAGTTTCTTTATGCAATTTATTTTCTTTCCATTCAAAATGACACAGTATTTATTATTTGCTGTAACAAATTTAGCCGCCTCTATCTTACTTTTAATTCCTCCTGTACCCTTTTTTGATGGTAAACCAATTTTTATTTTGTTTTCTATTTCATTTATTTCTATAATTTCTCTTATAATTTTCCCTTTATTTCTCTTTGGGTCATTAGTAAAAACACCATCCACATCTGAAAGTATTATCAATATATCAGCATCAATCAAATCTACAACATAACTTGACAGAATATCATTATCACCGAATTTTATTTCTTCAACTGCAACACTATCATTTTCGTTTATAATAGGTATAACTTTATATTTGAGTAAAGTTAAAAGTGTATTTCTGGCATAAACTCTTCTTTCTGGAATTGTAAGCACATCCCTTGTTAGAAGTATCTGTCCTACATTTAAACCTTCTTCCCTGAATAATCTTTCATAAGTTCTCATAAGACGACTCTGACCAACACTTGCTGCAGCCTGTAACATACTGATTTTTTTTGGTCTTTTCTCCCAACCAAGGATTTGCATTCCAGCAGCTATTGCTCCTGAAGTGACTATGATAATTTCTTTATTTTCTTTTTTTACTAAATAACTTATCTGTTCAACAATATGCTCAATTATAGAAGTATCAAGACGATTACTTTCAGTTGTTAAAACATTTGTTCCAATTTTTATTACAATTCTTTTTAAATTTGAAAAAACCTTATTTTTTTTCATTCTAAATCTTCCCTGAAATTTTTACTTTTG from bacterium encodes the following:
- the proB gene encoding glutamate 5-kinase, with amino-acid sequence MKKNKVFSNLKRIVIKIGTNVLTTESNRLDTSIIEHIVEQISYLVKKENKEIIIVTSGAIAAGMQILGWEKRPKKISMLQAAASVGQSRLMRTYERLFREEGLNVGQILLTRDVLTIPERRVYARNTLLTLLKYKVIPIINENDSVAVEEIKFGDNDILSSYVVDLIDADILIILSDVDGVFTNDPKRNKGKIIREIIEINEIENKIKIGLPSKKGTGGIKSKIEAAKFVTANNKYCVILNGKKINCIKKLFSGEKIGTIFYPLKRSKKWSGKTD